The following coding sequences are from one bacterium window:
- a CDS encoding CoA transferase, which produces MNVEGQPAAPPPRALAGVKVAEFAVFAAGPMVGKHLGEHGATVVRVESRTRPDGFRVHYPPYKDNIPGLNRTGTFAIFNDSKLGITLNLKHPEGVGIAKRLVAWADVLIENFVPGVMARNGLSYEAVREINPSIIYLSSCNMGQTGPKASQRGFGSQLTSQSGFTYLTGEPDGEPMLLFGPYIDFVAVGFGLVAVLAALDDRRRTGRGQHIDLSQYETGLQFLAPALLDHEVNGRVMSRMGNRSPDAAPHGAYQCRGQDRWCAIAVCTEEEWHAFCRATGHPEWAEDARFGSAAARRAHADELDALIGAWTSRLTPEETMETLQAVGVRAGMVNRLSDLFADPQLEHRRIWRELPHAELERFHYIAPPYILSETPAELRPSPLLGEHNGYVYRTILGLPDREVERLIANGVIE; this is translated from the coding sequence GTGAACGTGGAAGGCCAGCCGGCGGCGCCTCCCCCGCGGGCGCTCGCGGGGGTCAAGGTCGCCGAGTTTGCCGTGTTCGCCGCAGGGCCGATGGTCGGCAAACACCTGGGCGAGCACGGCGCGACCGTCGTCCGGGTCGAGTCCCGCACGCGCCCCGACGGCTTTCGCGTCCATTACCCCCCATACAAGGACAACATCCCCGGACTGAACCGGACCGGCACCTTCGCCATCTTTAATGACAGCAAGCTCGGGATCACGCTGAACCTCAAACATCCCGAGGGCGTGGGCATTGCCAAGCGGCTGGTGGCCTGGGCCGATGTCCTGATCGAGAACTTCGTGCCGGGGGTCATGGCGCGCAATGGGCTGAGTTACGAGGCCGTGCGCGAGATCAACCCGTCGATCATTTACCTGAGCTCGTGCAATATGGGACAGACGGGCCCCAAGGCGAGCCAGCGGGGGTTCGGCTCCCAGCTGACATCCCAAAGCGGGTTCACCTACCTGACGGGCGAGCCGGACGGCGAACCGATGCTGCTGTTTGGGCCTTATATTGATTTCGTCGCCGTGGGCTTCGGCCTGGTGGCGGTATTGGCTGCCCTGGACGACCGGCGCCGCACCGGGCGGGGACAGCACATCGACCTGTCGCAGTACGAGACGGGCCTCCAATTCCTCGCCCCCGCCCTGCTGGACCATGAGGTGAACGGCCGCGTCATGTCCCGAATGGGGAACCGCAGCCCGGATGCCGCGCCGCATGGAGCCTACCAATGCCGGGGGCAGGATCGCTGGTGCGCGATCGCCGTCTGCACGGAGGAGGAGTGGCATGCCTTCTGTCGGGCAACCGGCCATCCCGAGTGGGCGGAAGACGCCCGGTTTGGATCGGCCGCCGCGCGCCGGGCGCACGCAGACGAGCTCGACGCCCTGATCGGCGCGTGGACGTCGCGGTTGACGCCAGAGGAGACGATGGAGACGCTTCAGGCGGTTGGGGTGCGGGCCGGCATGGTCAACAGGCTGTCCGATCTCTTCGCCGATCCCCAACTGGAGCACCGCCGGATCTGGCGCGAGCTCCCCCATGCTGAGTTGGAACGGTTCCACTATATCGCTCCTCCGTACATCCTCTCCGAGACGCCGGCCGAGCTGCGGCCCAGTCCACTCCTCGGCGAACACAACGGGTACGTGTACCGGACGATTCTGGGCCTCCCCGATCGGGAGGTGGAGCGGTTGATCGCGAACGGGGTCATCGAGTAA
- a CDS encoding UbiD family decarboxylase: MAARVQVERSLQSLRGTLEWLKQEGLLLETDVPVDPDLEVTGVQKQLDGSFPLLFKNVKGYPNARAVTNLFANMDIVDRMFGWKTPKARTGALAHALTHPIPPAEVSQDAAPCQEDVITDDLEVNKHVVAIRHTELEPERTIGSGNSVVVGPYFHGGSHIGYNRMNARWGNVCTFQSAPGSHMWQVITEHYHDDAPIPLTMCFGLPPAATLIAGGGFDYVILPRGGDELGAAGAVQGFPIRIVKARTVDAWAVADCELVLEGHLHPRDKRYETAESEAADKQGKFPFHPEWAGYMGKAYRAPTFHVTGITMRRRATKPIFYLLGVHMLDCHNIDTTVRESAIFELCERLQPGIVQDVNIPYPMTDWGGCIIQVKKRLKTDDGMVRNFLAATMACSQGMRLAILVDHDVDIYNMDEIIWCLTTRVNPRTDILNPVPGGAGQTFMPEERLTAGDRQWTAMNTRFEGGMAIDATVPFGYDQDFQRPVYPIQRVSLEKFFSADQIAKGRTLMRGWAEVLSRSGR; the protein is encoded by the coding sequence ATGGCAGCCCGGGTGCAAGTAGAGCGCAGCCTGCAATCGCTGCGCGGAACGCTCGAGTGGCTCAAGCAGGAGGGCCTTTTGCTGGAGACCGACGTGCCGGTTGACCCGGACCTCGAGGTGACCGGCGTGCAGAAGCAGTTGGACGGGAGCTTCCCGCTCCTGTTCAAGAACGTCAAAGGGTACCCCAACGCGCGCGCGGTCACGAACCTGTTCGCCAACATGGACATCGTGGACCGGATGTTTGGCTGGAAGACGCCGAAGGCACGGACGGGAGCGCTGGCCCACGCGCTCACCCATCCCATCCCCCCCGCGGAGGTCTCACAAGACGCCGCGCCCTGCCAGGAAGACGTCATCACCGACGATCTCGAGGTCAACAAGCACGTCGTGGCGATCCGCCACACGGAGCTCGAGCCCGAGCGGACCATCGGCAGCGGCAACAGCGTCGTCGTGGGCCCCTATTTTCACGGGGGGAGCCACATCGGGTATAACCGCATGAACGCCCGTTGGGGGAACGTCTGCACGTTTCAGTCGGCGCCCGGCTCGCACATGTGGCAGGTCATCACCGAGCACTATCATGACGACGCGCCCATTCCGCTGACGATGTGTTTCGGCCTCCCCCCGGCGGCCACGCTCATCGCCGGGGGTGGCTTCGACTACGTGATCCTCCCACGCGGCGGCGACGAACTGGGCGCGGCCGGAGCGGTGCAGGGCTTCCCGATCAGGATCGTCAAGGCCAGGACCGTTGACGCGTGGGCGGTGGCCGACTGCGAGCTCGTCCTGGAAGGACACCTCCACCCCCGTGACAAGCGGTACGAGACGGCCGAGTCCGAGGCGGCCGACAAGCAGGGCAAGTTCCCGTTTCACCCCGAGTGGGCCGGCTACATGGGCAAAGCGTACCGGGCCCCGACCTTCCACGTCACAGGCATCACGATGCGCCGCCGCGCCACCAAACCGATCTTCTATCTGCTCGGCGTCCACATGCTCGACTGCCACAACATCGACACGACAGTCCGCGAGTCGGCGATCTTCGAACTCTGCGAGCGGCTCCAGCCGGGCATCGTCCAAGACGTAAACATCCCGTACCCCATGACCGATTGGGGCGGATGCATCATCCAGGTCAAGAAGCGGCTGAAGACCGACGACGGCATGGTCAGGAATTTCCTCGCCGCGACCATGGCCTGCAGCCAGGGCATGCGCCTGGCGATCCTCGTCGATCACGACGTCGACATCTATAACATGGATGAGATCATCTGGTGCCTCACCACGCGCGTCAACCCGAGAACGGACATCCTCAATCCGGTCCCCGGCGGCGCGGGCCAGACCTTCATGCCGGAGGAGCGCCTGACGGCGGGGGACCGCCAGTGGACGGCGATGAACACCCGCTTCGAGGGCGGGATGGCGATCGACGCCACGGTCCCGTTCGGGTATGACCAGGATTTCCAGCGCCCCGTTTACCCGATCCAGCGGGTGAGCCTCGAGAAGTTCTTCAGCGCGGATCAAATTGCCAAGGGCAGGACCCTCATGCGGGGCTGGGCGGAGGTGCTTTCGCGCAGCGGCCGTTAG
- a CDS encoding glucose 1-dehydrogenase has product METATRVLQDKVAIITGGGHGIGAAYCLAFAAAGAAVVVAEIDAPAAERVTAELQAKGSPALAVPTDVADERSTREMAARALDTFGRIDVLLNNAAVFHTVPISRVGIEEISPEEWDRVMVVNLKGLFHCCRAVLPEMRRQGKGKIINISSGTALSGSPTRIHYVTSKAGVIGFTRCLAREVGGSGICVNAIAPGSTLSEENPTPEIVRFREQRVKDRAIPRMQRPEDLVGAAIYLASDASDFVTGQTLVVDGGGVMT; this is encoded by the coding sequence GTGGAGACCGCAACGCGCGTTCTGCAGGACAAAGTCGCCATCATCACCGGGGGCGGCCACGGCATCGGCGCCGCATACTGCCTCGCGTTTGCCGCGGCGGGCGCGGCGGTCGTGGTGGCGGAGATCGACGCCCCAGCGGCCGAGCGGGTGACGGCAGAGTTGCAGGCCAAGGGCTCTCCGGCCCTGGCGGTGCCCACGGATGTCGCCGACGAGCGCAGCACACGGGAGATGGCGGCACGGGCCCTCGACACGTTTGGACGCATCGACGTCCTCCTCAACAACGCCGCCGTCTTCCACACCGTCCCCATCTCGCGGGTCGGGATCGAGGAGATCTCACCCGAGGAATGGGACCGGGTGATGGTCGTCAATCTCAAGGGCCTCTTCCACTGCTGCCGGGCGGTCTTACCAGAAATGCGCCGCCAGGGAAAAGGGAAGATCATCAATATCTCGAGCGGCACGGCCTTGAGCGGCTCGCCGACACGCATTCATTACGTGACCTCTAAAGCCGGCGTCATCGGCTTCACCCGGTGTTTAGCGAGGGAGGTCGGCGGGTCGGGCATCTGCGTCAACGCGATCGCCCCGGGCAGCACCCTCAGCGAGGAGAACCCCACCCCCGAGATCGTGCGCTTCCGCGAGCAACGCGTCAAAGACCGGGCGATCCCGCGGATGCAGCGGCCCGAGGACCTGGTGGGTGCGGCCATCTACCTCGCGTCCGACGCGAGCGATTTCGTCACCGGCCAAACCCTGGTCGTCGACGGCGGCGGCGTGATGACATGA
- a CDS encoding DUF6282 family protein — translation MTELDELLRGAWDLHCHCYPELSLAHRARQDDLELVSTIASRGMAGVVLKSHFWPTPERAYYLQRHAPGIHVLSSITLNHIAGGVDPFPVEAAARLGAKVVFFPTWSAKNDQQKNGISAVIRRIIPGSPVDSAPGLIVAEHGRLTAEAQAVLDVSRSFELAVFTGHVSVEESLLICAAARERGLSVVFSHPASPIVGASPEAMRAAADMGAYIEFTCLQMMSVRHPLPPRRVAEMIETLGDDRCVLTTDAFNAWIPPEPELLRWGVGVLRECGIPEAGLRRLIVDNPRTVLGLGDADHSSEARAGDLPTPRGMDD, via the coding sequence ATGACCGAGCTCGACGAATTGCTCCGAGGCGCGTGGGACCTTCACTGCCACTGCTATCCCGAGCTCTCCCTGGCGCACCGGGCGCGCCAGGACGATCTCGAGCTGGTATCGACGATCGCGTCGAGAGGAATGGCGGGGGTGGTGCTCAAGTCGCATTTTTGGCCCACACCCGAGCGGGCCTACTACCTGCAGCGGCATGCCCCCGGGATCCACGTGCTGTCGAGCATCACGCTGAACCACATCGCGGGGGGCGTGGATCCCTTCCCCGTCGAGGCAGCCGCGCGCCTTGGCGCGAAAGTCGTCTTCTTCCCCACGTGGAGCGCAAAAAACGACCAGCAGAAGAACGGGATCTCTGCGGTGATCCGCCGGATCATCCCGGGGTCGCCGGTCGACAGCGCCCCGGGGCTCATCGTAGCGGAACACGGCCGGCTGACGGCCGAGGCCCAGGCCGTGTTGGATGTCTCCCGCTCGTTCGAGCTGGCGGTCTTCACCGGGCACGTGTCGGTCGAGGAATCTCTGCTGATCTGTGCGGCGGCGCGCGAACGGGGACTCTCGGTGGTCTTCTCACATCCCGCGTCGCCCATCGTGGGGGCGTCCCCCGAGGCGATGCGGGCGGCCGCGGACATGGGTGCCTACATCGAGTTTACCTGCCTGCAGATGATGTCCGTGCGCCATCCCCTCCCTCCGCGGCGGGTGGCCGAGATGATCGAGACGCTGGGGGATGACCGCTGTGTACTCACGACGGATGCCTTTAATGCGTGGATCCCGCCCGAACCCGAGCTGCTCCGGTGGGGAGTGGGCGTACTCCGGGAATGCGGCATTCCTGAAGCGGGTCTGAGGCGCCTGATCGTGGACAACCCTCGAACCGTGCTGGGCCTCGGCGACGCAGACCACAGCTCCGAGGCGCGCGCCGGCGATCTGCCTACACCGCGTGGGATGGACGACTAG